The Cyclobacteriaceae bacterium DNA segment ACAGGAAAGTGTTTCTTTGCTAAATCAAATATTTGATCAGGCGAATTGAGTTCCTCCAAACTGTTGATTTCATCTAAGAAGGAATTGGCTTCATCTTCCGTAACTTCATCAAGCTCATTCAAGAGCTGATCAAGTGAGATGTTTGACTTATGAATATCTTTAATTATATCGGTTGATAATTGATTAGTTTGAGTCTTTACTTCCTTTATTTTCTCGGCAATTTTCTTGGGAAGAAAGGTTGGTTCAGTTTCCTTTAGAAGCTCATTCACTATTATTGTTGGAGCATAAAGTTTATAAATGCCATAGCTTATTAGTAAACCTGATATCAGTGTAATGAAAATTATTATTAATTTTTTGACCATGATAAATTGTAAGTTTTACTGAGTTTTGAATAATTCCTGGAAATCTCTTATAAAATTATGAGAACTTAGCCTTCTTTAAAATAATCTGGTACTAAAGCCCGCATTTTAATATAAAGTTACTGGGGCTAGTTATCTTTACGCTAAATCTACTACTGTTGGCACCAAGCGGTAATTCAAATCAATGGATAAATCATGGGGCATATTCCCTATTGAATCAGATATCTGTAGTTTTATTTGGTTTCGTGACTATTTTCTTGCTTGTTCGAATGCTTCCCCCTTCTGATGTTGGAGTTTGGGTTTTATTTACAAGTGTGGGAGGTATATTGGAGACGTTAAGAGTAGGCTTTATACGAATTCCTTTTATTAGTTTGCTGGTTGTTTCGGAGGAGAATGAACGGGCTAAAATCATCATCAATTCTCTGCTTCTTCACATCTTGTTAACTTTTGTAGTAGTGTCTTTATTGGCGATTTGTGCGGGGTGGCTTGCAAAATTTTGGTATGCTGAAAAACTTGAGCAGCTATTTTATGTTTATTCAGTTAATTCATTCATTTTAATAGCATTTCTTCATTTTGAATATTTCTTGCAGTCAGCTTTGCAGTTCAAGGCAATTTTTATTGCTAATTTTATCCGCTTATTTGTCTTTTTTGCTTACATCTTGGGTTATTTCGCCACTGGCAGTAACCCAACACTCCTCGAATTGGCAGTTGTGCAACTTTTAGCAACGGGTATAGCCTCTTTTTTCTCATATCAATTAGTTAAAGGCAGGATTCCATTTTTCCGAAGAGATTTGCTCGATAGTAAAGTACTTAAAAAATTGTTTCATTTAGGTAAATATACGTTTGGAACAAATATTAGTGCTATTTTAATCAGGAATACGGATAGCTGGATGATCGGCAGACTCATTTCTACGGCTGGTGTTGCAATGTATAATCCGGCATTAAGAATTTCGAATATCGTTGAAGTGCCCACTATGGCTATTGCTAATATTGTATTCCCTCAAGTTGGTAGTAAAATGAAGGAGTCTGGTATAGAGGGAGTGCAATCCATTTACTATAAATCTGTAGGTTTGATTTTAGCTGTAATGCTACCGGTTGTGCTTCCGATTTATTTTATGGCAGATTTTATTATCACTGTTATTTTTGGTAAAGAGTACTTAGAAGCTGTTCCGATCTTACAAGTGACAATATTTTATACAATTTTACTACCCTTTAGTCGGCAGTTTGGGACAATCATGGATGCCCTGCAAATGCCTAAATTAAATTTCTATTTATCTTTACTCATGGCACTGCTCAATATTGTTTTAAACTATTTTTTACTTCGATCCTTTGGTATTATAGGTGCTGCTTACGGAACTGTTATTTCTTTTGGTTTTATTTTTATTGTTAATCAAATAATTCTTTACTCCAAATTTAAGATTAATACATGGATGGTCTTTGTTGAATTGGTGGGTTGGTATGTTTATGGGTGGCGCTATATTGGAAATTTCTTTAAGACAAGGAGCGATAGAAATCACTAATGCTTTATATTTCTTAACATTTAAATACTTCATCCTGTTTTGAAAGCAAAATTTACAGAGAAGGATTTGATTAAGGTATCAGTGCTCGTATTTGTGCTTACTGTTTACCTTTTTATGACACTTAAAATTCTAATCCTTCAATGAGAGGTCGTACTAATTCTATTCTTATAATATTATTAGTGACGCTTGCATCATTAGCGATTTCTTATGCTATAGCTACTACTAGTTTAATAGTGGGGCCATTGGTGATCCTTGGTATTGTTGGATTCTTTGTGGTTAGTGCCATTGTGTTTGATTTTGGTATAGGTGCATACATTCTTTTTTTAATGGGTGCATTTATGTTTTACGTTACACGACTAATCAATGTGCCTATTCCATTAGGGGTTGTTTACGATGCTTTAGTGGTTGTAACCTTCATTTGTATCTTCCTGAATCCCAGAAAACCGAAGGATTGGACTTCCTTCAATAATGTTTTTACTTTTTTCTTTGTAATTATTACAGCATATCAACTGCTCCAGCTTTTTAATCCAAATGCAGTTTCAATTACTGGTTGGTTAGTATCAATGCGTAACAACACCTCGCTTTTATCTTACATCATTTTCTTTCAGCTTTTTGTAACCATACGAAACATCAAGAAGTTTACGATGGTTTGGCTTGGAGTAGTATTGATTGTTGCTCTTTATGGATTCTACCAAGAATATGTTGGACTGACTGATTTTGAATGGCGTTGGGTTTACGAAGCCCCAGGTCGTTTTGAGTTATATTACCAATGGGGTAGTATGAGAAAGTTCTCTTTTCTTTCTGATCCTTCAAGCTATGGTTTGTTCCTGGCATTCGGTGGTTTAGCTTTTATTACTCTAGCGTTTGGCCCATTCAAAATGCCATGGAAATTTGGTTTTGTTACCTCAGGAATTATCTCATTCGTAGCTATGGCTTATTCAGGAACCCGTACGGCAACAGCTATGGTGGCTATTGGACTTGTTCTTTTGATATTATTAAACATTAATAATTCAAAAGTAATCATGTTTACATTGGCTATGGTCTTTGTTGGTGGGGTTGTTTTTTTTGGGCCATTTTACAGTGGTACAATAATCCGCTTGCGATCAACATTTACTCCCTCCGAAGATCCGTCCATGGGCGTTCGGGATTATAAACGACTTAACAATCAACACTACATACGCAGTCATCCAATTGGTGGGGGACTAATGACTACAGGAACAAGCGGAGTCATCTATTCTCCTGGCCATCCTTTAGCGGGGGGATGGGACCCTGATAGTGGATATCTAGCGACAGCGCTGGAGTTGGGATGGATTGGTTTACTTATATTTGTATCTTTCTTTGCCATGGTAATGATAAAAGGTATAAATAATCATTTTTCGATTACTGATCCGTTACTTCGTAATTTGAATTTAGTGTATGTCATACCTTTTTTTGCCCTTACGGTTGGGCATTTTACTCAGCATGCTATGTTTTCGAAACCAGTAAATCTTATTGTAATTGCAACTTATGCCTTGTTGATTCGTTTACCTCAATTTGAAAAACTAAAATCAGATTCAATTCTCTGAAATATGAAAACCATTAGCCTATTTATCGTTTTTGTTATGTTCGGATTGCCTTCTTTACGGGCCCAAACTATTGACTACAACAAAATTATATTGCCTGATCGGGCTCAAAGCTCTGATTTTGGGGAAAAGTTAGTTCAGCTTGCTTGGAAGAATCATCCGACAAATGAAATTTTGAGGCGCGAATTGATGATTGCTCAATACCAGGTTGGTCGCTCAGCAGCCGATTGGCTGGATTTAATAACGATTCAGGGAAACATAAATGAGTTTAATATTAAAGCTCAAGATGCCGCTGTTCCTGTGTTTTTACCACGATATAATTTCGGTATATCAATACCGCTTGGAGTTTTAGTAGCTAATCCTAATGAGACAAAGCAAAACAGACAACGATTATCTATTGCTCAGGAGGAGATTAACGCTCAGAAGCTTGAGGTAAGACGAGTAGTACTTAAATCATATAATGAGTATCAATTGCGTGAGAAAATTTTCAGGATCCAATCCCAACAATTTTCAGATATTGAGAGTAACTTTAAGTTGATTGAGCAACGTTTTAAGAATGGAGAATTAACCTTTGAGACATTTACTGCCGGACAATCAGATCTGAACAGAGCATCAATTCAGTTACTTGAGGCTGAACGGGATTTAAAAAATGCCAAACTGGATTTGGAACAATTGATAGGGGTAAGACTTGAGGATGTGATGTGATCTTTAATCTTGATTTTGATCTTACGTGAGTTCTGCAGTAGTAAGTAACATAAAAAACCATAGACGAGGCTGGATTGATTATGCCAGAGGCGTTGTAATCATATATGTTGTTTATCGTCATGCGCTAACGGGTCTCCTGGGTGCTGGCGTGGATATAAAGAATGCCATTTATTTGGTTCAGGAATCCAGTATGCCGGTTTTCTTTATAGTATCGGGCGTCTTCATATCATCCAGTGCTTTAAAGAGAGGATTTGGAACATTTGTCCGATTTAAGCTGGAGTCTTTGATGTATCCATATTTTATATGGGCTACTATTCATCTTACAATTCAGATATTATTTAGCCAGTACTCAAATTTTAGTAAGGACGTTAACTATTATATTTATTTATTTACTTTTCCTCGGGCGATTGACCAGTTTTGGTATTTGTATGCATTATTTGCAGTTATGGTAGTCTTTGCTTCTTTGAATTTTAAGCTTTTAAAATTCAATTTATGGCTAAACGTTATCATCGCGCTTTGTCTGTACTTTGCTTCGTATTACATTAAGACTGATCTGTTTTCACTTCATGATATATTGTTTTATTATCTATTCCTTGTTTTTGGATTTTTAATGGCTGGGAATTTATTACCAGTTGAAAGTAATTTTTTTCGGGGCAGGTGGTTGATTTATGTTCTTCCGGTATTTCTAGCCATACAAATTTTGTGGAGAATGTGGTATCCAGACACTAGCAAACTGGATGACTTGGATTATATCGGCTTCATGCTATTTGTCCCCACAACAATTATCGGGGCATTATTAATATTTTTTATTTCTTACAAGCTTGATGAATGGGGTTTATTAAAAATACTGCGATTTATAGGCAGTCATTCATTATACATCTATATAATGCATTTAATTTTTACTAGTGCAATTCGGGTGGTTTTAATGAAGATTTATCCAGAGGCACCTCCTGTATTCATGTTGATTGTAATCATGATAGGCGGTGTTTTTATACCCATTGCTTGCTACAGAATACTTCTAAGGCTAGGATTTAATGGTTTATTTGTGCCCCCTCAACGGGTAAAAAATTTGATTTATGGGGCAAGTAAACCTCAATAGTTCCCGGATACACAATTCTAGGCGCCTCAAATGAATCCACTTTTACATAATGTTCCTTCAACCTATCTCTGATAGAAAATGGATAGAAATTATTTAACATTGGAATGTTCTCGAAGATGACCACGTCATAATATTGACCTTCGATACGGGTTGAGAACATTTCAAGCTCTTGATTAAACATTCCTACACCTAAATGATACCACAAAGGGCCCTTTTCTAATTTGAAGTTCGCCTCAATAGTGAGAGGTGTTAATTCAGACATGTTTAAAACAATAGGCTCCTTTTCCTTTCTGATTTTATTAATGAGCGTAATACTGCGATTAAGACCATCAATGGTACTTTCAGGCATCCTGATCCCTTCAAATGATGACAATGTAGTTTTTTTCCAGGTTGATAGATCTGAATAAAAGTTGCATTCTGGTGGTTCAAGAATGTACGTATTTATTGAGACGACATTTTTGGTTGTGCTTGATAATATAGTTTTGGCTAGTATTTTTTCAGCATATTTCCAATATTTCTCTGACCACCATATGCTGACCAATGTTAGTAAAACGACAAATGTGATACGTGATTGAAACCATTTGACTTCTTGTAGTTGAATGAGTATAAAGGCACTCGAGAAGGCATGAAAGAAGAAATTATTATCCTTTGGCACATAACTGGTAACTTGATAAATCATCGCCTGAAAAATTATGCCGATCACTAAAAGTGTAAATAAAAGGTTCTGACGATTGAGTGCACCGTTTCTCCAATTAATGTAGAGTATCATTATTATTACTACCAAATAGAATTTTTCCCATCGGGATTCTTCCATGTTAATTCTAAGAATATCCTGAAGTGATATTCTAGCGTAGTGCGGTGGTTGACCATAATTAAACCAATAACCAAAATCATATTGGAGAAATGGTACGATGAAAAGAAAGAAAAAGAATAAGAGGGTTAACGAAAATACAACGGCAGGTTTAATGGTTCGGTATAGATAGGAGTGGATTCCAATAATAATCAAACCAATAAGCAGACCTAAGGCGCCTCCGTCTTGTTTGGTGAAAAATGCCACGGCAAAGAAAAAACCTGAGCCTATTAGTAAAATCCAGGAGTGACGTTGCTCTACATTTTTTAAATAGTGAAATAGAAAGCCAAGAGCAATGAGCTGAAAAATGATAACGGTATGATTGTATTGCGGCCAATATAGGCCCAGGATAAATGTTAGGGAAAAGATGAATATGGCAAGGAGTCGTGTATATAGGGTGGCCCCATTACTAACAAGGATCCAACGAAAGGATAACCCGGATATGATATTCATAAATGCATGCGCCTTGGCAAGAGTGAAAAGTGTGGGGCCAAACAATTTGAAGAAGAGAGCGGGGATCAGCCAAGAACAAAAACCCATGGGAATACCAAAGTCTCTGTACGGTAGCTCTCCCAGGTAAAGCCGGTAAGCTCCTTCCCA contains these protein-coding regions:
- a CDS encoding acyltransferase — encoded protein: MSSAVVSNIKNHRRGWIDYARGVVIIYVVYRHALTGLLGAGVDIKNAIYLVQESSMPVFFIVSGVFISSSALKRGFGTFVRFKLESLMYPYFIWATIHLTIQILFSQYSNFSKDVNYYIYLFTFPRAIDQFWYLYALFAVMVVFASLNFKLLKFNLWLNVIIALCLYFASYYIKTDLFSLHDILFYYLFLVFGFLMAGNLLPVESNFFRGRWLIYVLPVFLAIQILWRMWYPDTSKLDDLDYIGFMLFVPTTIIGALLIFFISYKLDEWGLLKILRFIGSHSLYIYIMHLIFTSAIRVVLMKIYPEAPPVFMLIVIMIGGVFIPIACYRILLRLGFNGLFVPPQRVKNLIYGASKPQ
- a CDS encoding O-antigen ligase family protein; amino-acid sequence: MRGRTNSILIILLVTLASLAISYAIATTSLIVGPLVILGIVGFFVVSAIVFDFGIGAYILFLMGAFMFYVTRLINVPIPLGVVYDALVVVTFICIFLNPRKPKDWTSFNNVFTFFFVIITAYQLLQLFNPNAVSITGWLVSMRNNTSLLSYIIFFQLFVTIRNIKKFTMVWLGVVLIVALYGFYQEYVGLTDFEWRWVYEAPGRFELYYQWGSMRKFSFLSDPSSYGLFLAFGGLAFITLAFGPFKMPWKFGFVTSGIISFVAMAYSGTRTATAMVAIGLVLLILLNINNSKVIMFTLAMVFVGGVVFFGPFYSGTIIRLRSTFTPSEDPSMGVRDYKRLNNQHYIRSHPIGGGLMTTGTSGVIYSPGHPLAGGWDPDSGYLATALELGWIGLLIFVSFFAMVMIKGINNHFSITDPLLRNLNLVYVIPFFALTVGHFTQHAMFSKPVNLIVIATYALLIRLPQFEKLKSDSIL
- a CDS encoding flippase, which gives rise to MAPSGNSNQWINHGAYSLLNQISVVLFGFVTIFLLVRMLPPSDVGVWVLFTSVGGILETLRVGFIRIPFISLLVVSEENERAKIIINSLLLHILLTFVVVSLLAICAGWLAKFWYAEKLEQLFYVYSVNSFILIAFLHFEYFLQSALQFKAIFIANFIRLFVFFAYILGYFATGSNPTLLELAVVQLLATGIASFFSYQLVKGRIPFFRRDLLDSKVLKKLFHLGKYTFGTNISAILIRNTDSWMIGRLISTAGVAMYNPALRISNIVEVPTMAIANIVFPQVGSKMKESGIEGVQSIYYKSVGLILAVMLPVVLPIYFMADFIITVIFGKEYLEAVPILQVTIFYTILLPFSRQFGTIMDALQMPKLNFYLSLLMALLNIVLNYFLLRSFGIIGAAYGTVISFGFIFIVNQIILYSKFKINTWMVFVELVGWYVYGWRYIGNFFKTRSDRNH
- a CDS encoding TolC family protein, translating into MKTISLFIVFVMFGLPSLRAQTIDYNKIILPDRAQSSDFGEKLVQLAWKNHPTNEILRRELMIAQYQVGRSAADWLDLITIQGNINEFNIKAQDAAVPVFLPRYNFGISIPLGVLVANPNETKQNRQRLSIAQEEINAQKLEVRRVVLKSYNEYQLREKIFRIQSQQFSDIESNFKLIEQRFKNGELTFETFTAGQSDLNRASIQLLEAERDLKNAKLDLEQLIGVRLEDVM